A single genomic interval of Gossypium raimondii isolate GPD5lz chromosome 11, ASM2569854v1, whole genome shotgun sequence harbors:
- the LOC105801975 gene encoding uncharacterized protein LOC105801975 isoform X1 translates to MKSNLDQLTESLSLSATESQKAWHVFSLIIFIGKPAPISDLASQCTLFPVSPDIIFSLCSIPNSPITLSDDKHLVAISSIGLSFFAAYIARNFTVADAFTSLPVPSRNFPEIRVCKRDRYASDFSEDENERELIPSVKRIRNYCTKVQYLLTDDMNRMSSARELSYREEGIEDVESKVNVEDYMLGNVSKELVGSKPEVETKAVILNGINFPECAETSNIGVALGGKFYVDFTKRSFRTVDNEVAVEDNKKEEKLDLVSRRQGVEDLSPPFNICLSDKPPERDLKSLDEGNCNRKMPSLGEELEIVPAASSVMPPVFQTPNKSLGDTNVVSTYKRKRYRVKDNLSARTAQKSTQNRKDIYVNERRANSTSISLQDQAKPKVLPDFESYIVEEEEGSGGYGTVYRARRKNDGALVAIKCPHANAHKNYVNNEQKMLERFGGKNFIIRYEGCIKSENSDCFVLQYVEHDRPEVLKREIDVFQLKWYAFCLFKALANLHKQGIVHRDVKPGNFLFSRKTNKGYLIDFNLAMEMHQKYRSMDKSKSGYDVTFHHNIVPAKATHLTNSSKFLNIKSREGINIEATKGSRLTLEPKNMRKTAIQRKALHNDLSSWNKINSQGVDGSGITSTKDLSARTPSAERLREPLPCQGRKELIGLAQEAMQSPKPGVLHVPASMRKRVAASPGKWDRQILHPTPMPLCSTSLALSGVGFAKNKGEHLLGDGKHKTKGPCAGTKGFRAPEVLFRSQHQGSKIDIWSAGVTLLYLMIGKSPFISDPEQSINDIAKLRGSEDLWEVAKLHNRDSSFPEELYGKQSLTTMNLRQWCRINTKRRDFLTEIPSSLYDLVDKCLTVNPRLRITAEDALKHEFLASIHENLGKQRTRTL, encoded by the exons ATGAAAAGTAACTTGGATCAACTCACTGAGTCACTAAGCCTCTCAGCCACCGAGTCTCAAAAGGCCTGGCATGTTTTTTCTCTTATAATCTTCATCGGCAAACCCGCCCCTATCTCGGACCTCGCTTCCCAATGCACACTCTTTCCGGTAAGCCCCGATATCATATTCTCACTCTGTTCCATCCCGAATTCTCCCATCACTCTCTCAGACGACAAGCATCTCGTCGCTATCTCTTCAATTGGCCTTTCTTTTTTCGCCGCTTATATAGCTCGAAATTTCACTGTCGCCGATGCTTTCACTTCGCTGCCGGTTCCGTCCCGCAATTTCCCGGAGATACGGGTTTGCAAGAGGGATCGATATG CTTCTGATTTTTCTGAGGATGAGAACGAAAGGGAGTTGATTCCTTCGGTGAAGAGAATTCGAAATTATTGTACGAAG gtGCAGTACCTTTTAACTGACGATATGAACAGAATGAGTAGTGCTAGAGAATTAAGCTATAGAGAAGAGGGCATTGAAGATGTAGAAAGCAAGGTAAATGTGGAAGACTATATGTTGGGAAATGTCAGCAAAGAATTGGTTGGTAGTAAACCTGAAGTAGAAACCAAAGCTGTTATCCTCAATGGTATAAACTTTCCCGAGTGTGCTGAGACGAGCAATATAGGAGTGGCGTtgggtggaaaattttatgtgGATTTTACCAAAAGAAGTTTTAGAACAGTAGACAATGAAGTGGCTGTGGAGGACAATAAGAAAGAGGAGAAACTTGATTTGGTAAGTAGAAGACAAGGAGTGGAAGATCTGTCTCCTCCATTTAACATTTGTCTTTCTGATAAACCACCTGAACGAGATTTGAAAAGCCTTGATGAGGGTAACTGCAATCGTAAGATGCCATCTCTAGGTGAAGAACTCGAAATCGTACCAGCAGCATCTAGTGTTATGCCTCCAGTATTTCAAACCCCCAACAAGTCTTTAGGGGATACCAATGTTGTCAGTACTTACAAAAGGAAGAGGTATCGTGTAAAAGATAATTTATCAGCTCGTACTGCGCAGAAATCAACTCAGAACCGTAAGGATATATATGTTAATGAAAGAAGGGCAAACTCTACCTCTATTTCTCTTCAG GACCAGGCAAAGCCAAAAGTATTACCTGACTTTGAATCTTATATTGTAGAAGAGGAAGAAGGTTCAG GTGGTTATGGCACTGTGTACAGGGCTCGAAGGAAGAATGACGGGGCTTTAGTTGCCATTAAAT GTCCTCATGCCAATGCTCATAAGAACTACGTTAACAATGAGCAGAAAATGCTGGAGCGTTTTGG GGGAAAGAACTTTATAATACGATATGAAGGATGCATTAAGAGTGAGAATTCTGATTGCTTTGTTCTGCAGTATGTTGAGCATGATAGGCCTGAG GTGTTGAAAAGAGAAATAGATGTTTTTCAGTTAAAGTGGTATGCTTTTTGCTTGTTCAAAGCTCTTGCAAATCTTCATAAGCAG GGAATAGTTCATAGGGATGTTAAACCGGgaaactttcttttctctcGTAAGACCAACAAAGGTTATcttattgatttcaatcttgcCATG GAAATGCATCAAAAGTACAGGAGTATGG ACAAATCCAAGTCGGGATATGATGTAACTTTTCATCATAATATCGTTCCTGCCAAAGCCACTCATCTGACAAATAGCAGCaagtttttaaatatcaaatcaaGAGAGGGAATCAATATAGAGGCAACCAAAGGCTCCAGGTTAACTTTAGAGCCTAAGAACATGAGGAAGACAGCAATTCAAAGGAAGGCTCTTCATAATGACTTGAGTagttggaataaaataaatagtcaGGGTGTAGATGGTTCAGGCATTACCTCAACAAAGGATTTAAGTGCAAGGACTCCCTCAGCAGAAAGGCTCAGAGAGCCTTTGCCATGCCAAGGCAGGAAAGAGCTCATCGGTCTGGCACAGGAAGCAATGCAGAGTCCAAAACCTGGAGTGTTACATGTTCCTGCTTCCATGAGAAAGCGAGTTGCTGCTTCTCCAGGAAAATGGGATAGACAGATTCTTCATCCTACTCCAATGCCTTTGTGCTCAACTAGCTTAGCTTTATCTGGGGTTGGCTTTGCCAAGAACAAAGGCGAGCATCTTTTGG GGGATGGGAAGCATAAGACAAAAGGTCCTTGTGCTGGAACAAAAGGCTTCCGAGCTCCAGAG GTCTTATTCAGATCTCAACATCAAGGTTCAAAAATTGATATCTGGTCTGCTGGGGTCACTCTACTCTACCTAATGATAGGGAAATCACCCTTTATTAGTGATCCCGAACA GAGTATAAATGATATTGCAAAGCTGAGAGGCAGTGAAGATCTTTGGGAAGTTGCCAAGTTACATAATCGTGATTCCTCATTTCCTGAG GAGCTCTATGGTAAGCAGTCTTTAACAACTATGAACCTACGGCAGTGGTGCCGAATTAATACGAAGAGACGAGACTTCCTTACAGAGATACCGAGCTCGCTTTACGATCTTGTGGACAAGTGCTTAACAGTGAACCCAAGATTAAGGATTACAGCAGAGGATGCTCTTAAGCATGAATTTTTGGCTTCAATACATGAAAATCTGGGAAAGCAAAGGACACGAACTCTATAA
- the LOC105801976 gene encoding uncharacterized protein LOC105801976 isoform X2, with protein MESSSQDMNTTNQPGHKPSFSALIDAIALQEQCFEQSLASQQLWAKQLADEQEAKIKATVQKITVDAAEVDEILKGKNIVTSDAKPEGFNSKSEERELQSQPTCGQFSTSRSRSTSLVRYPEPDVFKENRRTNGDQIPRVSNTNQVIVEAELIVGHREVLRLTLTLTMEGLLIAESIEKEEVHHPWKKAGKGKDLHLNQRLRDIAMRILIPEGRGASDASRVMMLAETIIRCTKDPLMSVSLTIVGLLIAENIEKAVVHRIWKETGKRKGDLHLNLSIRVISTRTPIVSDASQVIVEANVMTVTLTMEGLLIAKSIEKREVHHPWRLVGVTRVDIF; from the exons ATGGAGTCTTCCTCTCAGGATATGAATACGACTAACCAACCTGGTCACAAACCTTCGTTCTCGGCTTTGATCGATGCTATAGCATTGCAAGAACAATGTTTTGAACAGTCGCTAGCGAGTCAACAGCTTTGGGCCAAACAGCTTGCTGATGAACAGGAGGCAAAGATAAAAGCAACTGTTCAGAAAATCACAGTGGATGCTGCTGAAGTTGATGAAATTCTTAAAGGGAAAAACATTGTTACATCAGATGCGAAACCAGAAGGGTTTAACTCCAAAAG TGAGGAAAGGGAGCTTCAATCACAGCCTACATGTGGGCAATTTTCAACATCAAGATCCCGATCTACCTCTCTTGTCCGGTATCCAGAACCAGATGTTTTCAAGGAAAATAGAAG GACCAACGGAGACCAAATTCCCAGAGTTTCAAATACCAACCAGGTGATAGTAGAGGCAGAGCTTATCGTAGGGCATCGAGAAGTCCTGAGGCTGACACTAACCCTCACTATGGAAGGTCTATTGATAGCAGAAAGCATAGAGAAAGAAGAGGTGCATCACCCTTGGAAAAAAGCTGGAAAAGGGAAAGATCTCCATCTAAATCAACGTCTCAGAGATATTGCCATGAGGATTCTAATTCCGGAAGGTCGGGGAGCTTCAGATGCCAGTCGGGTGATGATGCTGGCAGAAACTATCATACGGTGTACCAAAGACCCACTGATGTCGGTATCCCTCACGATAGTAGGTTTATTGATAGCAGAAAACATAGAGAAAGCAGTGGTTCATCGCATATGGAAAGAAACTGGAAAACGGAAAGGAGATCTCCATCTAAACCTAAGCATCAGAGTTATTTCGACAAGGACTCCCATAGTTTCAGATGCCAGCCAGGTGATAGTAGAAGCAAATGTTATGACAGTAACCCTCACCATGGAAGGTCTATTGATAGCAAAAAGCATAGAGAAAAGAGAGGTGCATCACCCTTGGAGATTGGTAGGAGTCACAAGAGTAGACATCTTTTAG
- the LOC105801977 gene encoding bax inhibitor 1, whose protein sequence is MDAFTSFFDSQSRNIWSYDTLKNFRQISPIVQTHLKQVYLTLCCALIASAVGAYLHILWNIGGYLTTFACLGTIIWLLSTPPCEEQKRVSLLMASAVFEGASIGPLIDLAIQIDPSVLVASFVGTALAFACFSGAAMLARRREYLYLGGLLSSGVSVLLWLHFASSIFGGSTALFMTEIYLGLLVFVGYMIVDTQDIIEKAHLGDLDYVKHALTLFTDFVAVFVRILIIMLKNSAEKSEKKKKRRD, encoded by the exons ATGGATGCCTTCACTTCCTTCTTCGATTCCCAATCGAGAAACATCTGGAGTTACGATACTCTTAAGAATTTCCGTCAGATCTCTCCCATCGTTCAAACTCATCTCAAGCAG GTTTATTTGACCTTATGTTGTGCACTGATTGCCTCTGCTGTTGGAGCTTATCTCCATATTCTTTGGAACATTGGGGGTTACCTCACCACATTTGCATGCTTAGGAACCATTATTTGGCTCCTTTCCACCCCTCCTTGTGAAGAG CAAAAGAGGGTTTCTCTTCTAATGGCATCGGCAGTGTTTGAAGGAGCTTCAATCGGTCCTCTAATTGACTTGGCTATTCAAATCGACCCGAG TGTATTGGTAGCTTCATTTGTGGGAACAGCATTGGCCTTTGCATGTTTTTCAGGAGCTGCTATGTTAGCAAGGCGACGAGAGTACCTTTACCTTGGTGGCTTGCTCTCATCTGGTGTGTCCGTGCTTCTCTGGTTGCATTTTGCTTCCTCCATCTTTGGTGGTTCCACAGCCCTCTTTATGACTGAG ATCTACTTAGGGCTTTTGGTGTTTGTGGGATATATGATAGTCGACACGCAGGACATAATCGAGAAAGCCCACTTGGGTGACCTGGACTACGTGAAGCATGCCCTGACTCTTTTCACTGATTTTGTTGCTGTATTTGTCCGCATTCTGATAATTATG TTGAAAAATTCAGCTGAGAAGAgcgagaaaaagaagaaaaggagagaCTAA
- the LOC105801975 gene encoding uncharacterized protein LOC105801975 isoform X2 — protein sequence MKSNLDQLTESLSLSATESQKAWHVFSLIIFIGKPAPISDLASQCTLFPVSPDIIFSLCSIPNSPITLSDDKHLVAISSIGLSFFAAYIARNFTVADAFTSLPVPSRNFPEIRVCKRDRYASDFSEDENERELIPSVKRIRNYCTKVQYLLTDDMNRMSSARELSYREEGIEDVESKVNVEDYMLGNVSKELVGSKPEVETKAVILNGINFPECAETSNIGVALGGKFYVDFTKRSFRTVDNEVAVEDNKKEEKLDLVSRRQGVEDLSPPFNICLSDKPPERDLKSLDEGNCNRKMPSLGEELEIVPAASSVMPPVFQTPNKSLGDTNVVSTYKRKRYRVKDNLSARTAQKSTQNRKDIYVNERRANSTSISLQDQAKPKVLPDFESYIVEEEEGSGGYGTVYRARRKNDGALVAIKCPHANAHKNYVNNEQKMLERFGGKNFIIRYEGCIKSENSDCFVLQYVEHDRPEVLKREIDVFQLKWYAFCLFKALANLHKQGIVHRDVKPGNFLFSRKTNKGYLIDFNLAMEMHQKYRSMDKSKSGYDVTFHHNIVPAKATHLTNSSKFLNIKSREGINIEATKGSRLTLEPKNMRKTAIQRKALHNDLSSWNKINSQGVDGSGITSTKDLSARTPSAERLREPLPCQGRKELIGLAQEAMQSPKPGVLHVPASMRKRVAASPGKWDRQILHPTPMPLCSTSLALSGVGFAKNKGDGKHKTKGPCAGTKGFRAPEVLFRSQHQGSKIDIWSAGVTLLYLMIGKSPFISDPEQSINDIAKLRGSEDLWEVAKLHNRDSSFPEELYGKQSLTTMNLRQWCRINTKRRDFLTEIPSSLYDLVDKCLTVNPRLRITAEDALKHEFLASIHENLGKQRTRTL from the exons ATGAAAAGTAACTTGGATCAACTCACTGAGTCACTAAGCCTCTCAGCCACCGAGTCTCAAAAGGCCTGGCATGTTTTTTCTCTTATAATCTTCATCGGCAAACCCGCCCCTATCTCGGACCTCGCTTCCCAATGCACACTCTTTCCGGTAAGCCCCGATATCATATTCTCACTCTGTTCCATCCCGAATTCTCCCATCACTCTCTCAGACGACAAGCATCTCGTCGCTATCTCTTCAATTGGCCTTTCTTTTTTCGCCGCTTATATAGCTCGAAATTTCACTGTCGCCGATGCTTTCACTTCGCTGCCGGTTCCGTCCCGCAATTTCCCGGAGATACGGGTTTGCAAGAGGGATCGATATG CTTCTGATTTTTCTGAGGATGAGAACGAAAGGGAGTTGATTCCTTCGGTGAAGAGAATTCGAAATTATTGTACGAAG gtGCAGTACCTTTTAACTGACGATATGAACAGAATGAGTAGTGCTAGAGAATTAAGCTATAGAGAAGAGGGCATTGAAGATGTAGAAAGCAAGGTAAATGTGGAAGACTATATGTTGGGAAATGTCAGCAAAGAATTGGTTGGTAGTAAACCTGAAGTAGAAACCAAAGCTGTTATCCTCAATGGTATAAACTTTCCCGAGTGTGCTGAGACGAGCAATATAGGAGTGGCGTtgggtggaaaattttatgtgGATTTTACCAAAAGAAGTTTTAGAACAGTAGACAATGAAGTGGCTGTGGAGGACAATAAGAAAGAGGAGAAACTTGATTTGGTAAGTAGAAGACAAGGAGTGGAAGATCTGTCTCCTCCATTTAACATTTGTCTTTCTGATAAACCACCTGAACGAGATTTGAAAAGCCTTGATGAGGGTAACTGCAATCGTAAGATGCCATCTCTAGGTGAAGAACTCGAAATCGTACCAGCAGCATCTAGTGTTATGCCTCCAGTATTTCAAACCCCCAACAAGTCTTTAGGGGATACCAATGTTGTCAGTACTTACAAAAGGAAGAGGTATCGTGTAAAAGATAATTTATCAGCTCGTACTGCGCAGAAATCAACTCAGAACCGTAAGGATATATATGTTAATGAAAGAAGGGCAAACTCTACCTCTATTTCTCTTCAG GACCAGGCAAAGCCAAAAGTATTACCTGACTTTGAATCTTATATTGTAGAAGAGGAAGAAGGTTCAG GTGGTTATGGCACTGTGTACAGGGCTCGAAGGAAGAATGACGGGGCTTTAGTTGCCATTAAAT GTCCTCATGCCAATGCTCATAAGAACTACGTTAACAATGAGCAGAAAATGCTGGAGCGTTTTGG GGGAAAGAACTTTATAATACGATATGAAGGATGCATTAAGAGTGAGAATTCTGATTGCTTTGTTCTGCAGTATGTTGAGCATGATAGGCCTGAG GTGTTGAAAAGAGAAATAGATGTTTTTCAGTTAAAGTGGTATGCTTTTTGCTTGTTCAAAGCTCTTGCAAATCTTCATAAGCAG GGAATAGTTCATAGGGATGTTAAACCGGgaaactttcttttctctcGTAAGACCAACAAAGGTTATcttattgatttcaatcttgcCATG GAAATGCATCAAAAGTACAGGAGTATGG ACAAATCCAAGTCGGGATATGATGTAACTTTTCATCATAATATCGTTCCTGCCAAAGCCACTCATCTGACAAATAGCAGCaagtttttaaatatcaaatcaaGAGAGGGAATCAATATAGAGGCAACCAAAGGCTCCAGGTTAACTTTAGAGCCTAAGAACATGAGGAAGACAGCAATTCAAAGGAAGGCTCTTCATAATGACTTGAGTagttggaataaaataaatagtcaGGGTGTAGATGGTTCAGGCATTACCTCAACAAAGGATTTAAGTGCAAGGACTCCCTCAGCAGAAAGGCTCAGAGAGCCTTTGCCATGCCAAGGCAGGAAAGAGCTCATCGGTCTGGCACAGGAAGCAATGCAGAGTCCAAAACCTGGAGTGTTACATGTTCCTGCTTCCATGAGAAAGCGAGTTGCTGCTTCTCCAGGAAAATGGGATAGACAGATTCTTCATCCTACTCCAATGCCTTTGTGCTCAACTAGCTTAGCTTTATCTGGGGTTGGCTTTGCCAAGAACAAAG GGGATGGGAAGCATAAGACAAAAGGTCCTTGTGCTGGAACAAAAGGCTTCCGAGCTCCAGAG GTCTTATTCAGATCTCAACATCAAGGTTCAAAAATTGATATCTGGTCTGCTGGGGTCACTCTACTCTACCTAATGATAGGGAAATCACCCTTTATTAGTGATCCCGAACA GAGTATAAATGATATTGCAAAGCTGAGAGGCAGTGAAGATCTTTGGGAAGTTGCCAAGTTACATAATCGTGATTCCTCATTTCCTGAG GAGCTCTATGGTAAGCAGTCTTTAACAACTATGAACCTACGGCAGTGGTGCCGAATTAATACGAAGAGACGAGACTTCCTTACAGAGATACCGAGCTCGCTTTACGATCTTGTGGACAAGTGCTTAACAGTGAACCCAAGATTAAGGATTACAGCAGAGGATGCTCTTAAGCATGAATTTTTGGCTTCAATACATGAAAATCTGGGAAAGCAAAGGACACGAACTCTATAA
- the LOC105801976 gene encoding uncharacterized protein LOC105801976 isoform X1: MESSSQDMNTTNQPGHKPSFSALIDAIALQEQCFEQSLASQQLWAKQLADEQEAKIKATVQKITVDAAEVDEILKGKNIVTSDAKPEGFNSKSEERELQSQPTCGQFSTSRSRSTSLVRYPEPDVFKENRRYSPRDHVNKRDLGYFNSDIRYNLYKDQRRPNSQSFKYQPGDSRGRAYRRASRSPEADTNPHYGRSIDSRKHRERRGASPLEKSWKRERSPSKSTSQRYCHEDSNSGRSGSFRCQSGDDAGRNYHTVYQRPTDVGIPHDSRFIDSRKHRESSGSSHMERNWKTERRSPSKPKHQSYFDKDSHSFRCQPGDSRSKCYDSNPHHGRSIDSKKHREKRGASPLEIGRSHKSRHLLAEDRKDGYRDNGDEKISEPTGGRSGCQKKPTMDETWEKTLY; this comes from the exons ATGGAGTCTTCCTCTCAGGATATGAATACGACTAACCAACCTGGTCACAAACCTTCGTTCTCGGCTTTGATCGATGCTATAGCATTGCAAGAACAATGTTTTGAACAGTCGCTAGCGAGTCAACAGCTTTGGGCCAAACAGCTTGCTGATGAACAGGAGGCAAAGATAAAAGCAACTGTTCAGAAAATCACAGTGGATGCTGCTGAAGTTGATGAAATTCTTAAAGGGAAAAACATTGTTACATCAGATGCGAAACCAGAAGGGTTTAACTCCAAAAG TGAGGAAAGGGAGCTTCAATCACAGCCTACATGTGGGCAATTTTCAACATCAAGATCCCGATCTACCTCTCTTGTCCGGTATCCAGAACCAGATGTTTTCAAGGAAAATAGAAGGTATTCCCCAAGAGATCATGTCAACAAGAGGGATCTTGGCTATTTCAACTCTGACATCCGATATAATCTTTACAAGGACCAACGGAGACCAAATTCCCAGAGTTTCAAATACCAACCAGGTGATAGTAGAGGCAGAGCTTATCGTAGGGCATCGAGAAGTCCTGAGGCTGACACTAACCCTCACTATGGAAGGTCTATTGATAGCAGAAAGCATAGAGAAAGAAGAGGTGCATCACCCTTGGAAAAAAGCTGGAAAAGGGAAAGATCTCCATCTAAATCAACGTCTCAGAGATATTGCCATGAGGATTCTAATTCCGGAAGGTCGGGGAGCTTCAGATGCCAGTCGGGTGATGATGCTGGCAGAAACTATCATACGGTGTACCAAAGACCCACTGATGTCGGTATCCCTCACGATAGTAGGTTTATTGATAGCAGAAAACATAGAGAAAGCAGTGGTTCATCGCATATGGAAAGAAACTGGAAAACGGAAAGGAGATCTCCATCTAAACCTAAGCATCAGAGTTATTTCGACAAGGACTCCCATAGTTTCAGATGCCAGCCAGGTGATAGTAGAAGCAAATGTTATGACAGTAACCCTCACCATGGAAGGTCTATTGATAGCAAAAAGCATAGAGAAAAGAGAGGTGCATCACCCTTGGAGATTGGTAGGAGTCACAAGAGTAGACATCTTTTAGCGGAAGACCGAAAAGATGGTTACAGAGACAACGGTGATGAGAAGATTAGTGAGCCTACAGGTGGCAGGAGTGGATGTCAGAAAAAGCCAACCATGGATGAAACTTGGGAGAAAACACTATATTAG